The sequence GTAATCGAGGTAGTCCTGCGTGTGAAACCGCAGCAAGTCCGCCTCCGCGATCAGGCGCGGCTTCAGCGGCACCAGATGATCGCTCAGCCCGCTCGCCTCGACAAGGTTGCGGATGCGCCGCTTGCCTTCGGCGGTTTCCGCGCTCGGCATGGGCTGGTGCACGCCCTCGCAGGGCACGACCAGTATGGCGCTGCCAGGGTCATGCCACATGTATCTTTCGTGAAACAGAAATCCGGTCGCCATAATTCCTCCGCATCCTTCGAATCGCCTTGCATCATGCTTAGGTGATCCGGATCGGTTGCGGACCCGTCGCAGGTCGGGGGAGTGATTTCAGCCGTCCCCGACTTTGGTATGGGCCGGGGTCAGCCCAAGATGCTGCGCGCTCAGGATGGCCTGGGCCCGGTTCTTCACCGAAAGCTTGGAATAGATATTGCCTAGGTGCCACTTCACCGTCGGCAGCTTCATACCCAGATTGCCGCCGATCTCCTCGTTGGTGTTGCCCAGAGCGAGCTGCGCCAGCACCGCCTGCTCGCGGTGGGTCAGCTCCTCCAGCAGCGCCGCCTGTCCGGCCTGCGCGGCCGGCCGGGCGGGCGTGGCGCCCCCTGCCCGTGCGGCGGCCAGCAACTGGTTGATGTAGTTGCGTATCCCCGGGTCGATGGTCAGGGACTGATCCCGCGAGAGATGCCGGAGAACGTCGGTGATCTGCGGCCCCTCGTCGAGGAACGTTCGGACGAACCTTTCGCCTTCGGAAAGGCGAAGCGCCTCGGTCAGCGCGGCGGCGGCATCCTGCATCTGTCGCAGGTTGTGAAAGGCCAGCGCCCGCAGCACCAGCACCTCGATCTCGCGGCGCTTGCGCTGCGCCGCGTGGTTCTGTTCCAGCAGTTTCTCTGTCGCCCTGATTGCACCAAGGGATTCGCCCTCCGAGATCATGCGCCGGATGGCGGCGATCGCAGCGAATTCACGCACGAAATCCGGACCGTCCTCTCCGGCACTGGCGGTCCGCGGGCGACCGGGCGGAGGGCTGACATCCGCCCGGTCGGCGGTCAGGCGGAGCCGCTCCGCGATCAGCCGGTCGAGGTAGCGCTCGAACTTCATCTTGGGTTGCAGGCTGGCAAGGTCCAGCTTGCGAACAGCCTCGTCCCGATGTCCGGCCGCCGCCAGCAGCCTGATCTCGAGCAGGTCCATGGAAATCTGCTGCACCACCAGCGCCCAGGACCGCGCCACCTGATGATGCTGATGGAACAGTTGCTCTGCGGCGCGCAGGTCGTTGTACTCGTAAAGGATTTCCGCCAGCGCGACGCTTGCCAGCGCCTCGGGATAGGATCCCGGCCCCAGCCGCGTCTGGCTCTCGCGGATGGACTGGCGCAGGATCTGTTCGGACAGGCGCAGGTTGCCGGCGTTCTTTTCCGTCAGTCCCAGCAGAAGATCCGCCATGAAGACGCCGAAGTAGTGGCGCGCCGCGGAATGGACGGCGCGGGCGTGTTCAAAGTAGCGCCGGGCGCTGGAAAGCTCGCCGAGCGCCAGATCGACGTGCCCGAGGATATTTGCCAGTGTCCCCGACAGATAGGGGCGGTCCGGAGGCAGCCTTTCCAGCAATCCCCTGGCCTTCTCCTTTGCGGCGGGGAAATTTTCCATGGCGCTCAGCATGCCGACTTCCATGACGCTGATCTCGCTCGGCGCGATCCCCGCGTCGTGATCCGCCTCGCGCAGCCGCTCCATCGCCAGCCGCGCCTCTTCCAGCCGGGTGGCGGCATCCTCGGGGCTCGCGCCCTGCATCAGCAGCCACAGGTGGCACAGCACGATTCCCGGCCTGTCCCGCTGAAGATCCGCCGGGATCATGTCCAGCAGCCGCCGGGTTTCCAGCACGTAGCCCTGCAACAGCCGGTTCACGGCGTGTTTTTCCACCAGTTCGACCGCCCGTTCTTCCAGCTCTGCCAGCAGGGCATGGCGCACCGCCTCGACGATCCGGTCCTCGTCCTCGAACCACTGGCTCGCACGGGCCGAGACATCGCGCCGCTGCGCCTCGCTGACCCGCGCCAGAAGCAGCTCCTGAAACAGGTGGTGATAGCGGTAGCGCCCCTCCGGCCCGTCGAGCCGGATCAGGAACAGATTGCGCTCCGCCAGTTCTCGCAGGCGATCGGCGGCGTCGGTCCAGCCCAAAATGCCTTCGCAGGTCTCGACCGAGAAACGGGTCAGGATTGCCGTCTCGAACATGAAGCGGGCGAGGTCTTCCGGCAGATTTCTCAGCACCTCGTCGAACAGGTATTCCGAGATCTGGTCCTGCGTATCAGCCTGGTCGAAGACGGACCGGGTCGCGGCGGTTCCGGTCATGTTCGACAGGCTGATCGCCGCCATTCGCATTCCCGCGGGCCAGCCCTCGGTCCGATGGTGGATCTCTGCGATGGTATGTTCGGGAAGCACCGCCTGGCAGTTCTCTTCGAAGAACGCCGAAGCCTCCTCGGCCGTGAAGCACAGGTCCGACTGGCCCAGCTCCAGCACGTCGCCCGAAAGGCGCAGCCGCGCCAGCGGGAAATCCGGCTTCTTCCGGGTGGTCAGCACAAGGTTCAACCGCAGCGGCATACCCTTCATCAGCCGCGCGACAAAGGTGGACGCGGGTGTGCCGTGGATCAGGTGATAGTCATCAAGGAAAAGGACCAGTCGCTCCTGCTCCGGGCCGATTGCGCGCGCCAACCCCTCCAGCAATTCCCGCTCGGGGAAGGCGACGGCGGACCCCAGCAGCGCCAGCAGGCGCGGCGCCGTGTCGGGCGCGAGCCCCGTCAGCGATTTCAGCAGCTTTTCCACGAACTGCTCGGGCGACGCGTCGCTCTCGTCAAGGCCGATCCAACCGCGCGGGACTTGCGCCGCGCCCAGACGGTGCCACCACTGCCGCGCCACGTGAGACTTGCCATACCCCGCAGGTGCCTGAACGATCAGCAGTTTCACGGGCCAAGCGCCTTCGACCCGCGAAATCAGCGCGTCCCGCGCGATGAACCCGGTTCCCGCCCCTCGGGGCGCCCCGGCAGACAGCGTGTCGCCAGGTGCTACGGTCATTTCGGCTTCTTGATCACGGTGGCAGGATCCATCGGCAGGCCAGGTTGAGGGGGCGCATTCACGCGGATATGCGGAATGCCACCAACATAGGGACAACGCGACAGCAAGCAAACAACTCTGCCCGTGTTAGCACGTGCCTCGCCCCTCGCCTCTATTAAGTTCGAAATATTGAGTATTCGCGCCGAACCGGCTTCCTTCCGGACATGACACACGTTTCCAACCCGCCCCAGGGCACCCTTTCCGTCGCGGACCTGCGCTTTGTGCCCCCTGCTCTGCCACCGGCACACCTGGCCGAGGCGTTGCGCCGGGACTACGGGCTCGAGGGCCCGCAGAAACCGCTGGCCGGCGAGCGGGACCAGAACACGCGCGTCCGAACGACCGGTGGCGACTATCTGGCCAAGGTCGCCAATCCGTCCGAGGATACCGTGCTCATCGACTTTCAGATCGCCGCGCTGGAGCACCTTGCGGCACTGGACAGCACCCTGCCCGTTCCCCGCATGATCCCCGCCCGCGATGGCGCGTTGACCGTCCCCGCCCACCACGCAGACGAGACCTTCAGCCTGCGCGTGCTCAGCTTCCTGCCGGGCACCCCGCTGAACGTGACGAACCACGTCAGCGACGGACTCGCTCGGGACATCGGGCATCTGCTGGGCCGGCTCAATCGGGCTTTCGAGGGGTTCTCGCACCCCGCGGCAACCCACTTCATGCCCTGGAACACGCTGAACGGCCTGCTGGAATCGCGCCAGCTTTCGCAGGACTACCTGCCGGACCACCTGCGCGCGCGTTGCGAGCCCGTCATCCGGCGGCTGGCCGCCGCCAGCCTGCCCGCCATGCGGGACATGCCGCAAGTGATGATTCACGGCGACGCCCATTCGGGCAATATCCTGATCGCGCCGGACGACCCCGACCGGGTCTGCGGACTGATCGACTTCGGCGACATGATCGCCGGCCCCGTCCTGCAGGAGCTTGCCGTGGCGCTGGCCAGCCTGATCGAACACGAGGTCGACCCCGTCGCCATTTCCATCGCCTGCCTGCAGGGCTTTGACGAGGCAAGCACGCTGCCGCTTGACCAACTGCCTTACCTGCACGACGCGATCCTCGCCCGAATGATCCTGACGGTGGAGCTTCTGACTTTCCGCGTCCGGCACGACCTGTCCGGGGCCGAATCCCTTGCCCGGAACGAACTGCCCCGGTGCATCCGCGCACTAGAGCGCGAGCTCGACACCGACCCCGAGGCTTACACGCGCCGCGTTCTGGATACGGCCTACCAGATGGAGTGATCCCATGTCCCCCTTTTCCGGCAATCAGGAACTTCTGGCACGCAGGCGCAAGGTGCTTGGTCCCGCGTACAGCCATTTCTACCGCGACCCTGTCCAACTTGTCCGGGGCGAGGGCGTCTGGATGTGGGACGCCGAGGGGCGCAGGTATCTCGACTGCTACAACAACGTGGCGTCGGTCGGCCATTGCCACCCCGAAGTGGTCGACGCGCTGCACCGGCAGGCGCAGCGGCTCAATACCCACACCCGTTACCTGCACGACTCCATCGTCGAATACGCCGAGATGCTGGCCGAGGTCTTGCCCGGCGACATCTCGGTCTCCAACTTCGTCTGCACCGGTTCGGAGGCGAACGACTACGCCTGCCAGATCGCCCGCCGCGTCACCGGCAACAAGGGGTTTATCGTGCTCAGGGGCACCTACCACGGTGCAACGACGCTGGTGCGGGACCTTTCCCCCGCGATACGGCCCGACCCCTGCCCCGACTACATCTGCGAGATAGATGCGCCCGACACCTATCGCGGCGTCCCGTCAGACGACCCCGACCGCTTTGCCGCCCATCACGCGGCCCAGATCGACAGTGCCATCGAGACGCTGCAGCAAAGAGGCCACGGCGTCGCGGCGGTCATCGTCGACTCGATCTATGACGGCTCGGGCATCTTTGCGCCGTTGCCTGTCTACCAGCAGCAGATTTTCAGCCGCGTTCGTGCGGCAGGCGGTCTGGTCATCGCGGACGAGGTCCAGTCGGGTCTATGTCGCCTCGGCGACCACTACTGGGGTGTCATGGATTCCGGCGTGGTGCCCGACATCGTCACCATGGGCAAGCCCATGGGCGACGGTCACCCGCTGGCGATCACGGCGACCACCCCGGACATCATGCAGGCCTACGTCGACCGGGGCGGAGAATACTTCAACACCTTCGCGGGAAATCCGGTCTCGGCCGAGGTGGGAAAGGCCGTCCTCAGGATCGTGGAACGCGACAACCTGCTTGGACATGTGAAGGACACCTCCGACGACCTGTTCGCCCGTCTGCGCGCGCTGGCCGACAAACACCCCGTGATCGGTGATGTCAGGGGCAAGGGGTTGTTCATCGCCGCCGAGTTCGTCGCGGACCGCGCGACCAGAGCGGCCGATGCGGCGACCTGCATGTCCTGCGTCGAATGGATGAAGGACCATGGCGTGCTGGTTTCGCGCATGGGCGCCCACGGAAACATCATGAAAATCCGCCCGCCCCTTGTCTTTGGCAAAGAGGAGACGGACCTGCTGCTGGAAACCCTGGATGCCGCCTTGGCGCGGCACTAGGACGGGGCGCGGTCCGACCTCACCCGTCGATCAACTTGCCGATGAACATCGAAAACAGCTCGCCATGTCCCGTGACGCCCAGCTTGCGGTAGATGTTCGACCGATGGATCGCCGCGGTGCCGGGAGAGATGTCCAGTATCCGGGCAATGGATTTCGACGAATGGCCCTTGAGCAGAAGCTGGGAAAT is a genomic window of Sulfitobacter alexandrii containing:
- a CDS encoding LuxR C-terminal-related transcriptional regulator; this encodes MTVAPGDTLSAGAPRGAGTGFIARDALISRVEGAWPVKLLIVQAPAGYGKSHVARQWWHRLGAAQVPRGWIGLDESDASPEQFVEKLLKSLTGLAPDTAPRLLALLGSAVAFPERELLEGLARAIGPEQERLVLFLDDYHLIHGTPASTFVARLMKGMPLRLNLVLTTRKKPDFPLARLRLSGDVLELGQSDLCFTAEEASAFFEENCQAVLPEHTIAEIHHRTEGWPAGMRMAAISLSNMTGTAATRSVFDQADTQDQISEYLFDEVLRNLPEDLARFMFETAILTRFSVETCEGILGWTDAADRLRELAERNLFLIRLDGPEGRYRYHHLFQELLLARVSEAQRRDVSARASQWFEDEDRIVEAVRHALLAELEERAVELVEKHAVNRLLQGYVLETRRLLDMIPADLQRDRPGIVLCHLWLLMQGASPEDAATRLEEARLAMERLREADHDAGIAPSEISVMEVGMLSAMENFPAAKEKARGLLERLPPDRPYLSGTLANILGHVDLALGELSSARRYFEHARAVHSAARHYFGVFMADLLLGLTEKNAGNLRLSEQILRQSIRESQTRLGPGSYPEALASVALAEILYEYNDLRAAEQLFHQHHQVARSWALVVQQISMDLLEIRLLAAAGHRDEAVRKLDLASLQPKMKFERYLDRLIAERLRLTADRADVSPPPGRPRTASAGEDGPDFVREFAAIAAIRRMISEGESLGAIRATEKLLEQNHAAQRKRREIEVLVLRALAFHNLRQMQDAAAALTEALRLSEGERFVRTFLDEGPQITDVLRHLSRDQSLTIDPGIRNYINQLLAAARAGGATPARPAAQAGQAALLEELTHREQAVLAQLALGNTNEEIGGNLGMKLPTVKWHLGNIYSKLSVKNRAQAILSAQHLGLTPAHTKVGDG
- a CDS encoding phosphotransferase, which codes for MTHVSNPPQGTLSVADLRFVPPALPPAHLAEALRRDYGLEGPQKPLAGERDQNTRVRTTGGDYLAKVANPSEDTVLIDFQIAALEHLAALDSTLPVPRMIPARDGALTVPAHHADETFSLRVLSFLPGTPLNVTNHVSDGLARDIGHLLGRLNRAFEGFSHPAATHFMPWNTLNGLLESRQLSQDYLPDHLRARCEPVIRRLAAASLPAMRDMPQVMIHGDAHSGNILIAPDDPDRVCGLIDFGDMIAGPVLQELAVALASLIEHEVDPVAISIACLQGFDEASTLPLDQLPYLHDAILARMILTVELLTFRVRHDLSGAESLARNELPRCIRALERELDTDPEAYTRRVLDTAYQME
- a CDS encoding aspartate aminotransferase family protein, giving the protein MSPFSGNQELLARRRKVLGPAYSHFYRDPVQLVRGEGVWMWDAEGRRYLDCYNNVASVGHCHPEVVDALHRQAQRLNTHTRYLHDSIVEYAEMLAEVLPGDISVSNFVCTGSEANDYACQIARRVTGNKGFIVLRGTYHGATTLVRDLSPAIRPDPCPDYICEIDAPDTYRGVPSDDPDRFAAHHAAQIDSAIETLQQRGHGVAAVIVDSIYDGSGIFAPLPVYQQQIFSRVRAAGGLVIADEVQSGLCRLGDHYWGVMDSGVVPDIVTMGKPMGDGHPLAITATTPDIMQAYVDRGGEYFNTFAGNPVSAEVGKAVLRIVERDNLLGHVKDTSDDLFARLRALADKHPVIGDVRGKGLFIAAEFVADRATRAADAATCMSCVEWMKDHGVLVSRMGAHGNIMKIRPPLVFGKEETDLLLETLDAALARH